The proteins below are encoded in one region of Fulvia fulva chromosome 9, complete sequence:
- a CDS encoding Salicylaldehyde dehydrogenase, producing the protein MAAADVLVVNGVEGDAENNSFRGSPDWTIPLWRDGEQVKTDASFEIVSPGTDKVLYKSSGASVDDATAAIAAAEKALPAWSQTKPGFGRDLLLKAAAELARRQDDLRRLDLLSHTSTSTSIDALESLKSCAGLISSASAQGQVPSILAEDRSAMVIREPYGVVVAIAPWNAPCILGLRSFLGPLAMGNTVVLKCPEKAPGVYWTLADIFHKAGLPAGCLNTIIHKPEDGPEITETLVSSPTVRKINFTGSTAVGSIIASLAGKHLKPVLMELGGKAPAIVCEDADFENAALQCTLGAFLYSGQICMATERILVNAKATDKFRQILAGTIDAVFPDKNGLVLIDQAPVARNAKLLKDAVDKGAKAIYGDISDKRDLATAMRPVILEGVKDSMDLYHAESFGPTVSLFIVEDDEQAIKIANDTDYGLASAVFTENLQRGLRIARRIETGAVHINSMCVHDETNLPHGGAKESGFGRFNGEEGLREWTRTKAIAWKN; encoded by the exons ATGGCCGCTGCTGACGTCTTAGTTGTGAATGGGGTCGAGGGTGACGCCGAGAACAACAGTTTCAGAGGCAGTCCTGACTGGACGATCCCACTATGGCGAGACGGAGAACAGGTCAAGACCGACGCGTCCTTCGAAATTGTCTCCCCAGGAACAGACAAAGTACTCTACAAGTCTTCAGGCGCCTCAGTCGACGATGCGACTGCTGCAATCGCAGCCGCAGAGAAGGCGTTGCCAGCATGGAGCCAGACAAAGCCTGGCTTCGGACGAGACCTGTTGTTGAAGGCGGCGGCAGAGTTGGCACGCCGCCAGGACGATCT ACGGAGACTGGATCTACTGAGCCATACTTCGACTTCGACTTCAATTGATGCTCTGGAATCGCTGAAGAGTTGCGCCGGATTGATCTCCTCTGCGAGCGCGCAAGGCCAAGTCCCCAGCATCTTAGCCGAAGATCGAAGCGCTATGGTCATTAGAGAGCCGTATGGAGTAGTCGTGGCTATTGCTCCATGGAACGCTCCATGCATTCTCGGTCTGCGATCATTCCTCGGCCCACTTGCTATGGGCAACACTGTTGTGCTCAAGTGCCCGGAGAAGGCTCCTGGTGTATACTGGACTCTTGCAGACATTTTCCACAAAGCCGGTCTCCCAGCTGGCTGTCTTAACACGATCATTCACAAGCCAGAAGATGGACCCGAGATCACCGAGACCTTGGTCTCATCACCGACTGTTCGCAAGATCAACTTTACAGGCAGCACTGCTGTAGGATCAATCATTGCTAGTCTTGCTGGCAAGCATCTCAAGCCGGTGCTTATGGAACTCGGCGGGAAAGCTCCAGCCATCGTGTGTGAAGATGCCGATTTCGAAAATGCTGCGCTGCAGTGCACTTTGGGAGCATTCCTCTATTCCGGTCAAATCTGCATGGCTACAGAGCGTATCCTGGTGAACGCCAAGGCAACTGACAAATTCCGCCAAATCCTCGCTGGCACGATCGATGCAGTATTCCCAGACAAAAACGGCCTCGTTCTCATTGACCAAGCTCCAGTGGCGCGGAACGCAAAGCTCCTCAAGGATGCTGTCGACAAAGGCGCAAAGGCCATCTATGGCGACATCTCTGACAAGCGAGATCTTGCCACCGCCATGAGGCCTGTCATTCTCGAAGGTGTCAAGGACAGCATGGATCTGTACCATGCTGAGTCCTTCGGACCTACCGTGTCTCTCTTCATTGTTGAGGATGATGAACAAGCTATCAAGATTGCCAACGATACGGACTATGGACTTGCCTCGGCTGTGTTCACTGAGAACTTGCAGCGTGGTCTCCGAATCGCGAGACGCATCGAGACGGGTGCAGTCCACATCAACTCTATGTGTGTCCACGATGAGACGAACTTGCCGCATGGTGGAGCGAAGGAGAGTGGCTTTGGACGCTTCAATGGTGAGGAAGGGCTGCGTGAGTGGACGAGGACCAAGGCGATCGCCTGGAAGAATTAG
- a CDS encoding Short-chain dehydrogenase cctT: MSTTQKVKTVLITGCSDGSPGAALSKAFHAKGHQVHVSALYRDVLSQEAIDSCKAKIAEQTLGTLDILVNNAGGGHYMPFMHLDLTKAKELFEINVWSYLSVTQSFLPLLLNGKSVAGIRVSSAYGASKAAMAAFNDAQRIELQPLGIRVIDLKTGSLESNFGLNKTNAIDLPADSPYHEVINVISGNATEEYAEDQESWARNVVDDLLKSDPPAQIWRGGAAGTIQITKKVEDFLPTSVQDKQFQMLGGLDKLEKMLKEKGRS; encoded by the exons ATGTCAACGACACAAAAGGTGAAGACCGTGCTAATCACAGGGTGCTCTGACGGTAGTCCTGGAGCAGCACTTTCGAAGGCGTTCCATGCCAAAGGTCACCAGGTTCACGTTTCTGCGC TGTATCGTGATGTCCTCTCACAAGAGGCGATTGACTCCTGCAAGGCCAAGATAGCGGAGCAGACTTTGGGAACATTGGACATCCTCGTCAATAATGCAGGCGGAGGGCATTACATGCCTTTCATGCACTTGGATCTTACGAAGGCGAAAGAACTGTTCGAGATCAATGTCTGGTCCTACCTCAGCGTGACACAGAGCTTCTTGCCGTTGCTATTGAATGGCAAGTCCGTCGCCGGAATCAGAGTCTCATC TGCATATGGTGCCTCTAAAGCAGCGATGGCAGCCTTCAATGATGCGCAACGCATTGAGCTGCAGCCGTTGGGTATCCGCGTCATCGACTTGAAGACTGGCAGTCTGGAGTCCAACTTTGGCCTGAACAAGACGAATGCAATCGATCTACCTGCAGACAGCCCGTATCATGAGGTGATCAATGTCATCTCGGGTAACGCGACTGAGGAGTATGCTGAGGATCAAGAGAGTTGGGCCAGGAATGTGGTGGATGATTTACTGAAGTCAGATCCTCCAGCACAGATCTGGCGAGGCGGTGCTGCGGGTACCATCCAGATTACCAAAAAGGTCGAGGACTTCCTGCCGACGTCGGTACAAGACAAGCAGTTCCAGATGCTCGGTGGACTGGATAAGCTGGAGAAGATGTTGAAGGAGAAGGGCAGATCATGA
- a CDS encoding FAD-dependent monooxygenase ntnJ, whose translation MPQPGDNWRPLDIAVIGGGIGGLAVSIALRRAGHKITIYERADFAGEVGASISCAANGMKWLHEWGVDIEKGDGVYLKQLINRDWQTGEPVSVYDLSDYEAKWGRPYYMFHRQDMHKMFMDCAMQEEGAGTPVKLIVNYKAIDIDTNSGSITFENANKTQHEAIIGADGIGSQVRKLIGIIVDKRPADSSCLHANVTTEEAVKLGFPDYGKNSAIEYWGGHHTFNKIVLSPCNRGTLLSYYCFFPQEKGDFTEQKWDASSTTEELLSPYPDLDKQVWNHLSIGKEIRPWRLWVHEPYSHWQKGVACIMGDAAHPMMPDQSQGACTALEDAAALGLLFSKDFWTGSVPDALKLYETVRHPRATKVQAASARARENIHERIGFSDNTDNPLYDVKREEGKLTINEMNSYDMRADIRNHWPQGWPQTDGTNGVTNGVH comes from the coding sequence ATGCCTCAACCCGGAGACAACTGGAGACCTCTTGACATCGCTGTCATTGGTGGTGGAATCGGTGGTCTAGCAGTGTCGATTGCCTTGAGGAGAGCAGGCCACAAAATCACAATCTATGAACGAGCAGACTTTGCTGGTGAGGTCGGTGCATCGATCTCCTGTGCAGCAAATGGCATGAAGTGGCTTCACGAATGGGGCGTCGACATCGAGAAGGGCGATGGCGTGTATCTCAAGCAACTTATCAACCGCGACTGGCAGACGGGTGAGCCTGTCAGCGTGTACGACCTGAGCGATTATGAGGCAAAGTGGGGCCGGCCATACTACATGTTCCACAGGCAAGACATGCACAAGATGTTCATGGACTGTGCAATGCAAGAAGAAGGCGCAGGCACTCCAGTCAAGCTTATTGTCAACTACAAAGCCATCGACATCGACACCAACTCTGGTTCCATTACATTCGAGAATGCCAACAAGACACAGCACGAAGCGATCATCGGAGCTGACGGTATCGGATCGCAAGTACGAAAGCTCATTGGCATCATTGTCGACAAGCGTCCCGCCGACTCCAGCTGTCTTCACGCCAACGTCACAACCGAAGAGGCTGTAAAGCTAGGCTTCCCTGACTACGGCAAGAACAGCGCCATCGAGTACTGGGGTGGCCACCACACCTTCAACAAGATCGTCCTCTCGCCCTGCAATCGCGGCACACTGCTATCGTACTACTGCTTCTTCCCACAAGAGAAGGGCGACTTTACCGAGCAAAAATGGGACGCGTCGTCGACGACAGAAGAGCTTCTGTCACCTTATCCAGATCTCGACAAGCAAGTCTGGAACCATCTTTCAATTGGCAAAGAGATCCGACCATGGCGATTGTGGGTCCACGAGCCATACTCGCACTGGCAGAAGGGTGTTGCCTGCATCATGGGCGACGCCGCACATCCAATGATGCCAGATCAGAGTCAGGGTGCTTGCACGGCGCTCGAAGACGCTGCAGCACTCGGCCTCTTGTTCAGCAAGGACTTCTGGACTGGCAGTGTTCCTGATGCGTTGAAGCTGTACGAGACGGTGCGACACCCAAGAGCCACCAAAGTTCAGGCTGCATCCGCTCGAGCACGAGAGAATATCCATGAGAGGATAGGCTTCAGCGACAACACCGACAACCCGTTGTACGATGTGAAGAGAGAGGAGGGTAAGCTGACCATCAACGAGATGAACTCGTATGACATGAGAGCGGACATTAGGAACCATTGGCCTCAAGGCTGGCCACAGACCGATGGCACCAACGGTGTCACGAATGGCGTGCACTGA
- a CDS encoding Catechol 1,2-dioxygenase, which produces MATNGINENSTAPSTGLGKEYTEHVIKAMGPKTDPRLRQVMSSLIRHVHDFAREVDLTVDEWMTGVQLINECGRMSDNKRNEGQLLCDVIGLESLVDDITYKKAAEAADSATASAILGPFWRQDTPTREFGSTITFDTPKDGRVAYVHGTVSDAKSGKPLSNATVDVWQASTNGLYEQQDDKQVEHNLRGKFLTNEKGEYAFYCLRPTPYPVPNDGPAGKLLELMDRHPYRPAHIHYIVTADGHKPITTQIFDSGSDYLDNDSVFAVKDDLVVKFEPRKGDPQASWELKYDVSLAADDAKGAGSAPTVTSSAAS; this is translated from the exons ATGGCAACGAACGGAATCAACGAGAACAGCACAGCTCCATCCACAGGGCTCGGCAAAGAGTACACAGAGCATGTCATCAAGGCCATGGGACCAAAGACAGATCCACGGCTACGACAGGTGATGAGCTCTTTGATCCGACATGTACACGACTTTGCCAGGGAAGTCGACTTGACAGTCGACGAATGGATG ACCGGTGTTCAATTGATCAACGAATGTGGTCGTATGAGCGACAACAAGCGAAACGAAGGACAATTACTCTGCGATGTCATCGGTCTGGAATC GTTGGTCGATGACATAACATATAAGAAGGCCGCAGAGGCGGCAGACTCTGCAACAGCGTCCGCAATTCTTGGTCCATTTTGGCGGCAGGATACGCCAACTCGCGAGTTCGGCAGCACAATTACCTTCGACACTCCCAAAGATGGACGAGTCGCATATGTCCATGGCACAGTGTCCGACGCCAAGAGTGGCAAACCCTTGTCGAACGCAACTGTCGATGTCTGGCAAGCTTCTACAAACG GTCTTTATGAGCAGCAGGATGACAAGCAGGTCGAGCATAATCTTAGAGGAAAGTTCCTGACGAATGAGAAGGGCGAGTATGCCTTCTACTGCTTGCGACCAACACCTTACCCCGTGCCGAACGATGGACCTGCTGGCAAATTGCTCGAGCTGATGGACCGCCACCCATACCGGCCAGCACATATTCATTACATTGTGACTGCCGACGGCCACAAGCCCATCACGACACAGATCTTCGACTC TGGTTCGGACTACCTCGATAACGACTCTGTCTTTGCTGTTAAGGATGACCTCGTAGTAAAGTTCGAACCACGCAAAGGTGATCCGCAAGCGAGCTGGGAACTGAAGTATGATGTGTCGTTGGCTGCTGATGATGCAAAGGGCGCTGGAAGCGCACCAACTGTAACATCTAGCGCTGCTTCTTGA
- a CDS encoding Ecp19-2, giving the protein MPLQAPFFLAFATTIMANGLVKRQGPDINEDDIPSQCQNNLDCSYFLDHVRSCDPINPPFSKDHAFQDCICLDVAALDYLSGCLQCTHQYKNGGDIRTIYDICSTYSSSFESS; this is encoded by the exons ATGCCCCTCCAGGCACCATTCTTTCTCGCATTCGCGACAACAATCATGGCCAATGGGTTGGTGAAACGCCAAGGGCCAGACATCAACGAAGATGATATTCCT TCGCAATGCCAGAACAACCTGGACTGCTCGTACTTCCTTGATCATGTCCGCTCCTGTGACCCGATCAACCCACC CTTCTCCAAGGACCACGCTTTCCAGGACTGTATCTGCCTGGACGTTGCAGCACTAGATTACCTTTCCGGGTGCTTGCAATGCACGCATCAGTACAAGAACGGAGGAG ACATCAGGACCATCTACGACATCTGCAGTACCTACTCGAGCTCTTTTGAAAGCTCCTAG
- a CDS encoding 2,3-dihydroxybenzoate decarboxylase → MLGKVALEEAFALPRNAEITEWWAGLFAIDPAKHTKEINDINKLRIQKMDEHGVGYKILSYTAPGVQDVWEKPKADALAVEVNDHLANSIKGHEDRLGGFATLSMHDPQTASAELRRCVKDYGFKGALVNDTQRNDESGSSMIFYDGPGWDSFWETVQDLDVPFYLHPRNPTGVFYDKLWAPRKWLLGPPLSFAQGVSLHLLGMVTNGVFDRFPKLKVIIGHLGEHIPFDLWRINHWFEDIKKPLGLDCKKTIRDYFQQNIWITTSGHFSTPTLKYCIEEIGVERILFSIDFPFESFEDACNWYDGIDNALDSKQDVLDIGRENAKKLLKLDAFKDDKAPL, encoded by the exons ATGCTCGGAAAAGTAGCACTTGAGGAGGCGTTTGCCCTCCCGCGAAATGCAGAGATTACAGAGTGGTGGGCAGGACTCTTCGCCATCGACCCTGCGAAGCACACAAAGGAGATCAACGACATCAACAAGCTGCGAATTCAGAAGATGGACGAGCATGGCGTAGGCTACAAGATTCTTTCATACACAGCACCTGGTGTGCAAGACGTATGGGAGAAGCCAAAGGCCGATGCTCTCGCTGTGGAAGTGAACGATCACCTTGCCAACTCCATAAAGGGCCACGAAGACCGATTGGGCGGCTTCGC TACCCTTTCCATGCACGATCCACAGACAGCATCTGCAGAACTTAGGAGATGTGTCAAGGACTACGGATTTAAGGGAGCTCTTGTCAACGACACTCAGCGCAACGACGAGTCTGGGAGCTCCATGATCTTTTACGATGGCCCTGGGTGGGATTCTTTCTGGGAAACAG TCCAAGATCTCGACGTTCCGTTCTATCTCCACCCACGAAACCCCACTGGCGTATTCTACGACAAGCTATGGGCACCCAGGAAGTGGCTGCTCGGTCCTCCGTTGAGCTTTGCGCAAGGTGTCTCCCTCCATTTGCTCGGTATGGTCACCAATGGTGTCTTCGATCGGTTCCCGAAGCTCAAGGTCATCATCGGCCACCTTGGCGAGCACATCCCGTTCGACCTCTGGAGAATCAACCACTGGTTCGAAGATATCAAGAAGCCGCTGGGTCTGGACTGCAAGAAGACCATCAGGGACTACTTCCAACAGAACATCTGGATCACGACCAGCGGTCACTTTTCGACACCTACGTTGAAGTATTGTATTGAAGAGATTGGTGTGGAACGAATCTTATTCTCCATCGACTTCCCGTTCGAGTCCTTTGAGGATGCGTGTAACTGGTACGATGGCATTGACAATGCTCTTGATTCCAAGCAAGATGTGCTTGACATTGGCAGAGAGAATGCCAAGAAGCTGTTGAAGCTGGATGCTTTCAAGGACGACAAGGCACCACTTTGA